The following are encoded in a window of Lichenicola cladoniae genomic DNA:
- a CDS encoding COQ9 family protein, with protein MVGLVMPFWSALSGLSNLLDGMGGGFAPPLAHDPARDAAIRAMVPLVPDTGWTRLTLRAAAGENADLLFPGGPAEMVEAHSDLGDRMMEETGRSIAETRVSRRVRALILLRLRQAEPDRDAVRHGLSLLAMPGSRGAGLRSLARTVDTIWHAAGDQSADMSWYSKRALLAGVYSSTLLYWLKRGSCAETEAFLDRQLAAVAKLGRVASRSRKLPGSAVTSTDPGVAGTGAGHT; from the coding sequence ATGGTTGGTCTCGTGATGCCATTCTGGTCGGCCCTTAGCGGTCTTTCCAATCTGCTCGACGGCATGGGAGGCGGCTTTGCACCTCCGCTCGCGCATGATCCAGCGCGTGACGCGGCGATTCGGGCCATGGTCCCGCTGGTTCCGGATACAGGTTGGACCAGGCTGACACTTAGGGCAGCCGCCGGGGAAAATGCCGATCTCCTCTTCCCGGGTGGTCCGGCCGAGATGGTGGAGGCCCACAGCGACCTCGGTGACCGGATGATGGAGGAGACCGGCCGCTCGATCGCCGAGACGCGCGTCAGTCGGCGGGTTCGAGCGTTGATCCTGCTGCGGCTCCGGCAGGCCGAGCCGGATCGCGACGCGGTGCGGCATGGGCTTTCGTTGCTGGCGATGCCAGGAAGCCGCGGCGCCGGTTTGCGCAGCCTGGCACGCACCGTGGATACGATCTGGCATGCTGCAGGCGATCAGTCCGCCGACATGAGCTGGTACAGCAAGCGGGCTCTGCTCGCCGGGGTCTACAGCTCGACGCTGCTCTATTGGTTGAAGCGCGGATCGTGTGCGGAGACGGAAGCGTTTCTGGATCGCCAGCTTGCTGCGGTGGCGAAACTCGGGCGCGTGGCAAGCCGCAGCCGCAAGCTGCCCGGATCCGCTGTCACTTCGACGGACCCGGGAGTTGCCGGGACCGGGGCCGGACACACGTAG
- the def gene encoding peptide deformylase — translation MALLKIARMGHPVLLGRATPVQDPTSPAIRQLIEDMIETMEDASGAGLAAPQVHIPLRLFIYTVPEARSSEGDPPRAADALINPVLTPIGDEIAVRTEGCLSIPGWRGAVPRHARVRYEGLDRHGEPVSGEATGFLALVLQHENDHLDGILYPMRMTDLRLLGFEQEMARYGLGVGS, via the coding sequence ATGGCCTTGCTGAAGATTGCCCGAATGGGCCACCCGGTATTGCTCGGCCGTGCCACGCCGGTGCAGGACCCGACATCGCCGGCGATCCGTCAGCTCATCGAGGACATGATCGAGACGATGGAGGATGCCAGCGGTGCCGGCCTGGCGGCACCTCAGGTCCATATCCCGTTGAGGTTGTTCATCTATACGGTACCGGAGGCACGCAGCAGCGAGGGTGATCCACCCCGTGCGGCGGATGCGCTGATCAATCCGGTGCTGACCCCGATCGGCGACGAGATCGCCGTGCGGACGGAAGGATGCTTGTCGATTCCTGGCTGGCGCGGCGCAGTGCCGCGTCACGCCAGGGTCCGATACGAGGGTTTGGACCGGCACGGCGAACCGGTGTCGGGTGAGGCGACCGGTTTCCTGGCACTCGTGCTTCAGCATGAAAACGATCATCTGGACGGGATATTATACCCGATGCGCATGACTGATTTGCGCCTGCTGGGCTTCGAGCAGGAGATGGCGCGTTACGGCTTGGGTGTCGGATCGTGA
- the rpsU gene encoding 30S ribosomal protein S21: MQVLVRDNNVDQALKALKKKMQREGIFREMKLRRHYEKPSERRAREAAEAVRRARKMERKRLEREGF; the protein is encoded by the coding sequence GTGCAGGTTCTTGTCCGTGACAACAATGTCGATCAGGCGCTCAAGGCGCTCAAGAAGAAGATGCAGCGCGAGGGCATCTTCCGCGAGATGAAGCTGCGCCGGCATTACGAGAAGCCGTCCGAGCGACGTGCTCGTGAAGCTGCTGAGGCCGTTCGCCGCGCCCGCAAGATGGAGCGCAAGCGCCTGGAGCGCGAAGGCTTCTAG
- the uraD gene encoding 2-oxo-4-hydroxy-4-carboxy-5-ureidoimidazoline decarboxylase — protein MTGDPLVTELDGADQDAFTGRLGALYEHSPWIAAAAWQRGPFTDRRSIHDAMQAVVLGTSLDRQFALIHAHPDLAGRLARSGTLENHSTGEQSGLGLDRLSDAEYERFDQFNTAYRARFGFPFIIAARAHTRESVLAAFVQRLGNSLEQERGTALNEIGKIAWFRLQDLA, from the coding sequence ATGACCGGTGATCCGCTCGTTACCGAACTCGATGGCGCTGACCAGGATGCCTTCACCGGCCGTCTCGGTGCACTGTACGAGCATTCGCCCTGGATTGCCGCCGCGGCCTGGCAGCGGGGCCCGTTTACGGATCGGCGATCCATTCATGATGCGATGCAAGCCGTCGTGCTTGGCACATCCCTCGACCGCCAGTTCGCGCTCATCCATGCCCATCCAGACCTTGCCGGCAGGCTTGCACGCTCCGGGACGCTGGAAAACCATTCGACCGGCGAGCAGTCCGGGCTTGGCCTCGATCGGCTATCGGATGCCGAATACGAGCGCTTCGATCAGTTCAACACGGCCTATCGGGCCAGGTTCGGGTTCCCGTTCATCATCGCGGCGCGGGCGCATACGCGCGAATCGGTGCTTGCCGCCTTCGTGCAGCGGCTGGGCAATAGCCTGGAGCAGGAGCGCGGCACTGCCTTGAACGAGATCGGCAAGATCGCCTGGTTCAGGCTCCAGGACCTTGCCTGA
- the leuB gene encoding 3-isopropylmalate dehydrogenase encodes MAPNKKLLVLPGDGIGPEVMREAGRIVGWLSRRRGISFDISEDLVGGASIDVHGVPIRDEVIAQAREADAVLFGAVGGPKWAGVGFDVRPEVAILRLRQELGLFANLRPAIVLDPLIDSSTLKADIVRGLDIMIVRETVGGIYFGEPRGIEDMPDGGRRGVNTEIYTTFEIERVARVAFDLARKREGRVCSVEKSNVMESGLLWRQVVTELQAREYRDVQLSHMLADNCAMQLVRNPRQFDVIVTGNLFGDMLSDLSAMLTGSLGMLPSATLGTRDAQGRRPALYEPIHGSAPDIAGTGQANPLAQILSLAMLLRYSFSMDAEADLIERACTNVLASGLRTADIMSAGKAKVGTGVMGEAVLRELDKLGG; translated from the coding sequence ATGGCACCGAACAAGAAGCTTCTCGTCCTGCCGGGTGACGGTATCGGCCCCGAGGTCATGAGGGAGGCGGGCCGGATCGTCGGCTGGCTGTCCAGGCGTCGCGGCATCAGTTTCGACATCAGCGAGGACCTGGTCGGCGGCGCCTCCATCGACGTGCATGGCGTGCCGATCCGCGACGAGGTGATCGCCCAGGCGCGCGAAGCCGATGCGGTGCTGTTCGGCGCTGTCGGCGGCCCGAAATGGGCAGGGGTCGGGTTCGATGTGCGGCCGGAAGTGGCGATCCTGCGCCTGCGCCAGGAACTAGGCCTGTTCGCCAACTTGCGTCCGGCGATCGTGCTGGATCCGCTGATCGATTCGAGCACGCTCAAGGCGGATATCGTGCGCGGCCTCGATATCATGATCGTGCGCGAGACCGTCGGCGGCATCTACTTCGGCGAGCCGCGTGGCATCGAGGACATGCCCGATGGCGGCCGTCGCGGCGTGAACACCGAAATCTACACGACCTTCGAGATCGAGCGCGTCGCCCGTGTCGCCTTCGACCTGGCCCGGAAGCGTGAGGGCCGGGTCTGCTCGGTCGAGAAGTCGAACGTGATGGAGAGCGGGCTGTTGTGGCGGCAGGTGGTGACCGAGCTTCAGGCCCGCGAGTACCGCGACGTCCAGCTCAGCCACATGCTGGCGGATAATTGCGCAATGCAGCTCGTTCGCAACCCGCGCCAGTTCGACGTGATCGTCACCGGGAACCTGTTCGGCGACATGCTGTCCGATCTGTCCGCGATGCTCACCGGCAGCCTCGGGATGCTGCCATCGGCCACGCTGGGTACGCGGGACGCGCAGGGCAGGCGGCCGGCCCTGTACGAGCCGATCCATGGCAGTGCGCCGGATATCGCCGGTACCGGGCAGGCCAATCCTCTGGCCCAGATCCTGAGCCTCGCGATGCTGCTGCGCTATTCCTTCTCGATGGACGCGGAAGCCGACCTGATCGAGCGCGCCTGCACCAACGTGCTGGCCAGCGGCCTGCGCACAGCCGACATCATGAGCGCGGGCAAGGCCAAGGTCGGCACCGGTGTCATGGGCGAGGCGGTGTTGCGGGAACTAGATAAGCTAGGCGGCTAG
- the leuD gene encoding 3-isopropylmalate dehydratase small subunit produces the protein MEKFAVLTAIAASLPEANIDTDKIIPARFLKTIERTGLGKNAFDPMRYNEDGSEKPDFVLNREPYRHAQILISYENFGCGSSREHAPWALLDFGFRCVIAPSFADIFHNNCFKNGILPIRLPREICDLLMQDATHGANSRLTVDLARQVVIRPDGEEIPFEVDELRRHLLLEGLDDIGQTMQRVTAIDRFEQDRYETKPWLPDIVLA, from the coding sequence ATGGAGAAGTTCGCAGTTCTGACGGCGATCGCGGCATCGTTGCCGGAGGCCAACATCGACACCGACAAGATCATCCCGGCGCGGTTCCTGAAGACCATCGAGCGCACAGGGCTCGGCAAGAACGCGTTCGATCCGATGCGTTATAACGAAGACGGTTCTGAGAAACCGGATTTCGTGCTGAACCGCGAACCCTATCGGCATGCACAGATCCTGATCTCCTATGAAAACTTCGGTTGCGGTTCGTCTCGCGAGCATGCGCCGTGGGCATTGCTCGACTTCGGTTTCCGCTGCGTCATTGCGCCGTCGTTCGCCGATATTTTCCACAATAACTGCTTCAAGAACGGTATCCTGCCGATCCGGCTGCCGCGCGAGATCTGTGATCTGCTCATGCAGGATGCGACGCACGGCGCGAACAGCCGCCTGACGGTGGATCTTGCTCGTCAGGTCGTCATAAGGCCCGATGGCGAGGAAATACCGTTCGAGGTGGATGAGTTGCGACGTCATCTGCTGCTGGAAGGCCTCGACGACATCGGCCAGACAATGCAGCGTGTGACGGCGATCGATCGGTTCGAGCAGGACCGATACGAAACGAAGCCCTGGTTGCCGGATATCGTCCTTGCCTGA
- the leuC gene encoding 3-isopropylmalate dehydratase large subunit has product MPTLFDKIWDAHVVDRLEDGTAILYIDRHLVHEVTSPQAFEGLRLSGRRVRRPDATIAVVDHNVPTSDRTLPIAEPQSRLQVETLERNVAEFGIPYFPLLSRNQGIVHIIGPEQGISLPGMTIVCGDSHTSTHGAMGALAFGIGTSEVEHVLATQTVLQKPAKNMKVSVEGTLSPGVTAKDVMLAIIGRIGTAGGTGHVIEFAGSAIRGLDMAGRMTICNMSIEAGARAGLVAPDDTTYAYVEGRPFAPKGEAFDRAVAYWRTLPSDPDAVYDTVVEMRAETIVPLVTWGTSPEDVVEITGTVPDPATATDEARRVQMQRMLDYMGLTAGQKLSEVVVDTVFIGSCTNGRIEDMRAAAMVVDGRHVAPGVRAMVVPGSGLVKAQAEQEGLDRIFLDAGFEWREAGCSMCLGMNPDRLLPGQRCASTSNRNFEGRQGPGGRTHLLSPAMAAAAAVTGHLTDVRELVARVSV; this is encoded by the coding sequence ATGCCGACCTTGTTTGACAAGATCTGGGACGCTCACGTCGTGGATCGTCTCGAGGATGGCACGGCAATCCTCTACATAGACCGCCACCTCGTCCATGAGGTGACCAGCCCGCAGGCGTTCGAGGGACTGCGTCTCTCGGGCCGCCGCGTTCGCCGGCCGGATGCGACCATCGCGGTCGTGGATCACAACGTTCCGACCAGCGACCGCACCTTGCCGATCGCCGAACCGCAGAGCCGGCTGCAGGTCGAGACGCTGGAACGCAACGTCGCGGAATTCGGCATTCCCTACTTTCCGTTGCTGTCGCGAAACCAGGGCATCGTCCATATCATCGGCCCGGAGCAGGGGATCAGCCTCCCCGGCATGACGATCGTCTGCGGCGACAGTCACACCTCGACGCATGGTGCGATGGGCGCGCTTGCATTCGGCATCGGCACCTCCGAGGTCGAGCACGTGCTGGCGACCCAGACCGTGCTGCAGAAGCCGGCCAAGAACATGAAGGTCTCCGTCGAGGGCACGCTGTCGCCGGGCGTCACCGCCAAGGACGTGATGCTGGCTATCATCGGCCGGATCGGTACCGCCGGCGGGACCGGCCACGTCATCGAGTTTGCCGGCTCCGCGATCCGTGGGCTCGACATGGCCGGGCGCATGACGATCTGCAACATGTCGATCGAGGCCGGCGCACGGGCTGGCCTGGTGGCGCCGGACGACACCACCTACGCCTATGTCGAAGGCCGTCCGTTCGCGCCGAAGGGCGAGGCGTTCGACCGGGCGGTCGCCTACTGGCGGACCCTGCCGTCGGATCCGGATGCGGTCTACGACACCGTCGTCGAGATGCGCGCCGAAACCATCGTTCCGCTGGTGACCTGGGGCACCAGCCCGGAAGACGTGGTCGAGATCACCGGCACCGTTCCCGACCCGGCGACGGCGACGGACGAGGCGCGGCGCGTGCAGATGCAGCGCATGCTCGACTATATGGGCCTGACCGCCGGCCAGAAGCTGTCCGAGGTGGTGGTGGACACGGTGTTCATCGGCTCCTGCACCAATGGCCGCATCGAGGACATGCGGGCTGCCGCGATGGTCGTCGATGGCCGGCATGTGGCTCCCGGGGTGCGGGCCATGGTGGTGCCGGGTTCGGGCCTGGTGAAAGCCCAGGCCGAGCAGGAAGGGCTGGACCGGATCTTTCTCGATGCGGGCTTCGAGTGGCGGGAGGCCGGTTGCTCGATGTGTCTCGGGATGAACCCCGACAGACTGCTGCCGGGCCAGCGCTGCGCGTCCACCTCGAACCGCAATTTCGAGGGCAGGCAGGGCCCGGGTGGCCGGACTCACCTGCTGTCGCCAGCGATGGCCGCCGCGGCCGCGGTGACCGGGCATCTGACCGACGTTCGCGAACTGGTTGCACGGGTATCGGTCTGA
- the rplS gene encoding 50S ribosomal protein L19 translates to MNIIQQYEAEQIARLTAARAVPKFAPGDTVRVSVKVVEGERTRVQAYEGVVIARSNKGLGSNFTVRKISYGEGVERVFPLYAPTISEIFVVRRGDVRRAKLYYLRGRRGKSARIAEKAREIVAPVATSAA, encoded by the coding sequence ATGAACATCATCCAGCAGTACGAGGCCGAGCAGATCGCCCGCCTCACCGCAGCCCGTGCGGTCCCGAAATTCGCTCCCGGCGACACCGTCCGCGTGTCGGTCAAGGTTGTCGAGGGCGAGCGCACCCGTGTGCAGGCCTACGAAGGCGTCGTGATCGCGCGCTCGAACAAGGGTCTCGGCAGCAACTTCACCGTCCGCAAGATCTCCTACGGCGAGGGCGTCGAGCGCGTGTTCCCGCTCTATGCGCCGACCATCTCGGAGATCTTCGTGGTTCGTCGCGGCGACGTGCGTCGTGCGAAGCTCTATTACCTGCGCGGTCGTCGCGGCAAGTCCGCACGTATCGCCGAGAAGGCACGCGAGATCGTGGCACCGGTCGCGACTTCGGCAGCTTAA
- the trmD gene encoding tRNA (guanosine(37)-N1)-methyltransferase TrmD, whose protein sequence is MSWQAVVLTLFPDMFPGPLGSSLAGRALKDGIWSMQAHDLREHGLGRHRTVDDTPFGGGAGMVMRPDVLDTAIEAVTAEVVLPVVYLTPRGRRLEQSDARRFAAGPGIVLLCGRYEGVDERVLEARQVEQLSIGDYVLSGGEPAALVLLDACVRLLPGVMGSDDSATEESFSDGLLEYPHYTKPAEWQGRPVPPILLSGHHASIAAWRRTQSEDATRNRRPDLWAAHTSRSSSIPFQQQHGLPARSGSRN, encoded by the coding sequence ATGAGCTGGCAAGCGGTGGTATTGACGCTGTTCCCGGACATGTTCCCGGGGCCGCTCGGCTCGTCCCTGGCAGGGCGCGCGCTGAAGGACGGTATCTGGTCGATGCAGGCGCACGATCTGCGCGAGCATGGGCTGGGCCGGCATCGCACCGTCGACGATACTCCGTTCGGTGGCGGCGCCGGCATGGTGATGCGGCCGGACGTGCTCGATACGGCGATCGAGGCGGTGACGGCCGAGGTGGTGCTTCCGGTCGTCTATCTGACCCCGCGAGGGCGACGGCTTGAACAGTCGGATGCGCGCCGTTTTGCGGCCGGGCCTGGCATCGTGCTGCTGTGCGGACGCTACGAAGGCGTCGACGAGCGGGTGCTGGAAGCACGTCAGGTCGAGCAACTCAGCATCGGCGACTACGTGCTTTCCGGTGGCGAACCCGCCGCGTTGGTTTTGCTCGATGCCTGCGTACGCCTGCTGCCCGGCGTCATGGGCTCGGACGATAGCGCCACGGAGGAAAGCTTTTCCGACGGGCTGCTCGAATATCCGCATTACACCAAACCGGCCGAATGGCAGGGGCGGCCGGTGCCGCCGATCCTGCTCTCCGGTCACCATGCTTCCATTGCCGCCTGGCGCCGCACGCAGTCGGAGGACGCGACCCGCAACCGGCGTCCCGACCTGTGGGCGGCACATACCTCCCGTTCCAGCAGCATCCCGTTTCAGCAGCAACATGGATTGCCGGCCCGCTCCGGTAGCCGTAACTGA